ATGCGGAACGGTTCGAGCATCTTCAGCCGGGACTGCTCCGGTTCGACCAACTCGACCGGCTGGCTGTTGATGCGCACCTTACCAGTGCCGTCGCTGACGGTCGCCCGTGCGACGGCGGTCTTCTTCTTGCCGGATGTGTTCGTTACCATGTGACGTTTGCACCAAGTTCCTCGGACACCTCGGCGAGCGAGGTGAATTTGATGTTCGACAGTCGGTCGAGCGACGTGCCCTCGAGCACCTCACCCTCCTCGTCGTGCGGATTCCCGACGTAGACGCGGACGTTCTCGAACGCCTCGCGGCCGTTCGTCGTCTTGTACGGGAGCATGCCGCGCACGGCTCGCTTGAAGATGCGGTCCGGGCGCTTCGGGTAGTAGGGGCCGCTGTCGGAGCCGACCTCCGCGCGCGTGCGGTACACGTCCATCGTGGCCTCTTCGTTCCCCGTGATGACGGCGCGTTCGGCGTTGACGATAGCCACGCGGTCACCGTCGAGGGCCTGCTGTGCGACGTTGGACGCGACGCGACCGACGATGCAGTCGCGGGCGTCGACGACGAGATCTGCGTCGAACTCTGCTGTGTTCATCGAATCACCCGAACGTCGTTGCCGTCTGGGTTGTTCTCGAGCGCTTCCTCAAGTGTCTGGGTCTCACCAGCGGCCTCGATCTTCGTCTCGGCGGAGCCGGAGAAGTCGACGGCGGCGACGGTGACGTCCTTGCGGAGCGCACCGGAGCCGAGCACCTTGCCCGGCACGAGTACCGTCTCGTCCTCGCGGGCGTACCGCTCGATACGACCGAGGTTGACCTCCGCGTGGGTGCGCCGGGGCTTTTCCAGCCGCTCGGCGAGGTCTGCCCACACGTCTCCACCGCCGTTGCGGGCGGTCGATTTGAGGTCGGCGATGAGACTATCAAGTCTCGGATTTGTCTTACTCATTCGGTATCACTCTCCATCTGGTAGGAAAATGGATGCAGGGAGCAGGATTCGAACCTGCGAACGTCTACACGACAGCGCCCTGAACGCTGCGCCTTTGGCCTGACTTGGCTATCCCTGCAGGCAGACGACCGTACCACACGCCCGTACGTAACCCCTTCGGTGTCGCCGCCGCTGACAGAGCCAGCGGACGCGACCGAAGTGTGGGCGTGTGTGGTCATCTTACAGTTGGACTGCGGATTCCAGTTCGTCCGCGCGAGCGCGGAGTGTGCCGACGGCCTCGGTCACGAGCTCGTCGACGCTCATCGACCCGTCCGTCTCCACCTCGAAGACGAACGCGTTCGGCACGTCGTGGACCTCGATCTCCTTGCCGTCGTAGCGGTTCGTCAGGTCGTTGTCGAACGCCTCGGCGGGGATGAGTTCACCATCCTCCTCGATGACGCCGCGCACGACCTGCGGCTCTTCGTCCTCGAACTCGCCGCGGTCGCCGACGACCTCCACGCGCTGGAGATGTCGGTAACCGACGGCCACGCCGCCCTGGTGTTTGGCGTGGGACTTTCCGGTGTCGAGGACGGCGTCGGCTTCGACTTCGAGCCGCTGGTCCTCCTTCAGTTCGATAATGGGGATGCCGTCGGTGGCAGGCTCGACGAGTCCGTCGCTCGACACGAGGTCGCCCGAGTAGGCCGTGTCCGGCCCCTCGACGTCGATGGCGAGCGTGACGACATCGTCCTCGTCGAACTCGCTCGGGGGCGTGGTCAGCGGGACCATCCCGAGTCGGTGGGCGATCTGCTCGTCGAACATCACCGACGAGTTCTCGACGACCCGCACTTCGTCGATCGAGAGCGTCGGCACGTCGGCCACCATCGCACGGCGGATACCGTTGGCGAACGCCGGTTCGATATTGCGCACGAGGAACCGCGCCTCGGTGTCGCCCCGCTCGATGAACTCTACGGCGTACTCCTCGCTCATCTCAGAACCCTGCGTTCTTCGGTGCGCGCGTTCCGTCGTGCGGAATCGGAGTTACGTCCTCGATGCGACCGATTTCGAGCCCTGCGCGTGCGAGCGCACGAATCGTCGCCTGCGCGCCGGGGCCCGGAGACTTGTTGAGGTTCCCACCGGGGCCGCGCACGCGGACGTGCAGTCCGGTGATGCCGGCCTCCTGGATGTCGTCGGCGACCGCCTCGGCCATCTGCATGGCCGCGTACGGCGACGCCTCGTCGCGGTTTTGTTTCACGACCGTCCCACCGGATGATTTCACGATGGTCTCCGCGCCGGTCACGTCCGTTACTGTGATGATCGTGTTGTTGAACGAGGCGTACACGTGTGCGACGCCCCATTTCTCGTCACTCATTCTTGGTCACCTCCTGCACGCTCGGGGTGCAGGTCGTCTGCGAGCGGACTCCGCTCCTCGTACTCGAGGTCGTCCGATGCGCCGGATTCGACTTTCATCGACGGCGTGGAAACGCGTGCGCCGTCGAGCGTGATGTGGCCGTGGTTGATGAACTGCCGCGCCTGGTTCGGCGTGTTCGCCAGTCCAGAGCGGTAGACGACCGTCTGGAGCCGTCGTTCGAGCACGTCGGTCAGGTCGAGCGACAGCACGTCGTCGAGGCTCTCGTTCTCGTCGAGGATGCCGTAGCGCTTGAGCCGGGCGAGGAACTCCGCGCCCGCCTCGGCGGCAACTTCGGCGTCGCCCTGTGCGTCGCCGAGCAGGTCACGCGCCTCCTGTCGGTAGCTGCGAAGCTCGGACTGTGCCCGCCACAGTTCCTCCTTGTTCTTCAGCCCGTAGGTTTCGAGGGTGCGCGCCTCGTCGTCGATGCGCTCGCCCTGGAACGGGTGGTTCGGCGTCTCGTAGAACTTCGTGTTCGAACCGAGGGGCATTACTCTTCACCTCCCTCGGCTTCCTCAGCCTGCTGTTCCTTGATTGCCTCGACGTTCACACCGATGGTCCCCTCGGTACGACCGGTGGACTTGGTGCGCTGTCCGCGGACCTTCTGGCCGCGTTTGTGTCGAACGCCACGGTACGAATCGATCATCTTCATGCGGTTGATGTCGCGTCGACGCGTCATCTCGAGGTCGTTGCCGAACTCGTGGGTCGACTCGCCGGTGAAGTAGTGGTCCTGGTGGTTGACCATCCACTCGGGAATCTCGTCGGCGAGATTCTCGACGGTCTCGACGACGCGTGCGATGACGTCCTCGTCGAGCGAGCCGAAGACCGAGTCGCGGTCGACGTCTGCCTTGGCTGCGACAATGCGGGCCGTTCGCTGGCCGATTCCGTTCAACTCCATCAGTGACCGCTCGACGCTCTTCGTCCCGTCGAGGTCGGTCTGGCCGATGCGGACGAAGTACTGAATGTCCTCGTCTTCCTCGGCGTCTGTGTCTGGTTCTTCCGCGCTCATATCTGTGATTATCGGGTGGGTGAGCGTTGCGGCGGGGATTCGAACCCCGGGGGCATTACGCCACTGAGTTAGCAACCCAGCGCCTTGGGCCACTTGGCTACCGCAACACGCGGTCGTGTATCTTCGCCCAGCAGACCTGGACTCGGGGCCTCGGCCCCTGCATCGAGTGCGTGTGTAGGAACTCGGCTTGCCCACTTAAGCATCACGAACCGAACGCCGGTGTGCCACCGCTGATCACGCCGCCGTCGCCGGCTGCCACGCCCCCTCAGTCGGGAGCGGCCGAGGACAGCCGGCGAGCGACCCTGTCACCGAGGCAGTACAGCCCGCAGGTCGCCCGTTCTCTAGGGTGAACAGCCGATGGCCGTGGTCGTCCGGAAACAGCCCCGGCGGATTCGATCCAGAGAACGACACGCCAACGCGGTACTGGACACCTGGCCGACAGTCGCTCGCCGTCGAATTCGCCGACGTGGAACGGATTTGCAACACGAATGTCGAACGGTCGCTACCCTGCTCGGATACTCTGTCGACGCGCGCCGACAGGCTCGCGTCCTTGTTGTCGGTCGCAATCGTTCCGACGGATTCGTACCCCGGCCCGCCGCCCAGACTGCTTCGGCTGTAGTCGGTCAATTCGTCCAGACACCCGCGGTCGAGTATCTCGAACTCGGTGACCTGTGCCTGCTGTGGCCCTGTGTGATTGCTGAATCCGGGGAGCGCGTTCACCGGAACAGCCGTCAGAAGCAGTCCGACGACGACACCGGCCACGAGGAACTGGACTCTGGAAGACATCTATCCAGAGCGAGAATGCGCGACTATTAGTGATTCTGGTCCGACACGAGCATTCAAATCGGAAGCCGAGGCCACCACCGACATGAGTTGACGAGCAGCCCGGACCGGTCACGGCGGGAGCGCGGGCAACCGCGGCGGCAGCAACCGTGTGACGCGCCGGTTCGGAACGCAGATGCGTCGCCTGTTCGCTACGACGGACACTCTCGAGTCAATCGCGCGCCAGCGTGCCTCGGTCTTTGATCTCGAAGATCGTTTTCACGTTCCGGTACACGTCCTGCGGGTCGGTGTCTTCCTCCTCGTCGTAGAGGTCTGAGACGCGATAGAGAATCGCCGCGAGCTGTTCGGACTCGGAGCTATCCCCCCGCACGTCCTCGGCGACCTCACGCAGGAGTTCGCGGTACTCGTCGGCGTCGCTCATCGGTTCGCGGTGCGCTGGCGGTGGACGATTCCCTGCATGTCGGCCGTCTCGCGGACGAACTTGCGGAACGCCGCTCCCGTGTCGCTCTCGTCGTCCAGCACGACCGGCTGTCCCGTGTCGCCACCCTCGCGCACGTCGGGGTCGAGGGGGAGCTCACCGAGGAACGGCAGGTCGTTCTCGTCGGCGAACCGCTGGCCGCCGCCGGAGCCGAAGATATCGTGGACGTTCCCGCAGTCGGGACACTTGAACCCGGACATGTTCTCCACGATACCGAGCACAGGGGTGTCGTGCTTGCCGAACATGCGCAGCCCCTTGCGCGCGTCGTCGAGCGCCACCTCCTGTGGCGTCGTCACGATTACCGACCCCGAGATCGGTACCGACTGGAGCAGCGTGAGCTGTGTGTCGCCCGTCCCGGGCGGAAGGTCGACGACCATGTAGTCGAGTCGCCCCCACTCCACGTCCTCAACGAGTTGGGTGATGAGCTTGTGAATCATCGGGCCGCGCCAGATGACGGGGTCGTCCTCGCCGACAAGGAAGGCCATGCTCATCAGCTTCATGCCGAAGCGTTCGGGCGGGACGATGGTCTCGTCCGGCGTCGCCTGCGGTCGCTCGTCGCTCTCGACCATCCGCGGGACGTTCGGGCCGTACACGTCGGCGTCGAACAGCCCGACGCTCGCACCCATGTCCGCGAGGCCGGCCGCGAGGTTGACGGCGACGGTCGACTTTCCGACGCCACCCTTACCGGAGGAGACTGCGATGACGTTCTCGACGCCCGGAAGCACCTCCTCGTCGGGGTCGAGTCCCCGGTCGACGTTGGCCGCAAGCTCGACGTCGAGTCCCTCGGCTTCGAGCAGTTCACGCACCTCGTCTGCGATGTCGGTCTCGACGGGCGAGTACGGTGCCCCGAGCGCAAGGTCGACGGTCACGGCGTCGCCGTCGAGTTCGATGCTGTTGACCAGTCCCAACGAGACGATATCGTCGCCCAGCGCTGGGTCCTCGACTCCGCGCAGGATGTCACGGACCCGCTCCTCGTTCATACTCCGGGTAGCCGTCACCACCGAATAAGAATTGTGTCACGCCACCCGACCGAGGAGACTGCTTTTGGCCACGCCCCGAGAGATACGAGACGATGGGCCCATTGCCTCGGCGCGGAACGGTGGCGGGACATCCGTACGTGAGCTACGGAACCGGCCCGCCGCTGCTCGTCGTTCCGGGCGTGAACGACCCCCTCCTTCCGGCCGGCAGCCGGGCGTGGTTCGACGGCGTGCTATCCGGCTACTGCTACCGACAGGCGAGGGCGTGTGCAGCAGCCGGTGTCCCGCGGACGGTGTGGTACGTCTCGCGTCCGGCCGCGAGCGGAGCAGCGACGGCAGCGGCGATGGCCGACGGCTACCGAGCTGTCCTCGATGAGCTTGGGCCGGTCGACCTGCTCGGCGTCTCAATGGGCGGCTTCGTCGCGCTCGAACTCGCACGCGGCGACGACCGGGTTCGGTCGGTCACCCTGGCATTGGCCGCGGCTCGCCTCTCCAGACACGGACGGGAGTCACTGGAAACGTGGGACGCGTGGGCCCGCGGTGGGCAGTGGGCGAAGGTGTACCGCGCCGGACTCGCCGCCGTCACCAGCGGCTGGTGGAGTCGGCTGACGGCACCGGCTATTCGGCCCTTCGAGCGGCTCCGCGACCACCCGACCGAAGCGTTTCGGCGCTCGCTCGCCGTCGCAACGAGGTTTGACGCGATGCCGTGGCTCTCCGAGCTATCGGTGCCGAGTCTGGTCGTCGGGGGCACCGCCGACCCGTTCTTCACGACGACGGCGTTTGCGACCACCGCAGACGCGCTCGGGGGTCGGTACGAACGGCTCAACGGCTGGGGACACGACGTGTTGATAGACGACGGCCGGCGCGTCGACGAGCCGATAGCACGGTTCCTCAGTCGATGCGAGAGCGCGTGAGCGTCGCCGTCCACGACGCCGGCGCGCACCCGAATGAACAACGGGGGTAGATTGCGAACCACGGTCGTATCCTCCCGGTTGTAGTAGCGTGGAGTCGCCGGAAATCGCGGGCAGAGAGCCTCGCGGACGCGAAGCCGACTCCCCGGCTGACGACCACCACCAACGCTTTTGGCCGATTCGAGTGACGTTCGACCATGGACCTCTCCGGCCGGCCCGAGCGTGCGCTTGCGGGCCTTTCAGTTTGTGCGCTGGGTGCCGGTCTCGTCACCGTTCCCGTGCTCGACATGTACGAAGACGTCACCGTCGGGGGGAAGCCGATCTACTCGACCGTTATCGAGAACTCGATTGGGCTGTTTCTCGCCTTGCTACTCGTCGCCGGCGGCTTCTGGATCGCCTCCCGAGACTGGGAGTTCCGCTACGTCCGTCGGATGATCGTCTGGACGTGGGGTATCGCCGCCGGCTTCGGCTTCGTGTTCACGTGGGTGCTCGGCATCCAAATCGGGCTTCAGGGAGAGTACAAACCGATAATCATCGCGCTGGACGCGATTCTGCTGGGGAGCGTCGTCGCCTTCGGCGTCGGCGTCTTCGACGTGCGCCGAGAGCAGGGCAAACAGCGTGCGGACAGAGAGCAAAACCGGGCGGCCGCGCTGTTCGAAAACACCGCAGACGACGTTGCTGCGCTCCGCGTCTCGCCCGAACGGGTCGTCACGCTCTCGACGAACAGCGTCTTCGACGACAACTTCGACGACGCCGCGGCCGTCTTCGAGGAGGTGATTCGGGCGGCCGGAATGGAGTCCCGCACCGCGTTCATCGAGTACATCGTCGCCGGCGAGCCGTTCGAAGTGGAAGTGACCCTCGACGACCGCGGGGAACAGCGTGACTTCATCGCGCAGGTGACGCCGTACGACGAGACCGACGGCAACGTCGCAGAGCTGTTTCTCGTGTTGACTGACGTGACAGAGCAAAAACAGCTCGCTCGCGAGCGGGTCGCTCGCAGCCGCATCGAACAGCTCCACCAGTCGGCCTCGGAGATGGCGAATGCGCCCGACGACGACGAGGCGTTCGACCTCGCGATGAGCGCGGCAGAGCAGTCGCTCCACTTCGACAGCGCCGTCCTCTGCATCGACGACGAGCCGGTACGGACCAGCGGGACGGACGGGCTGCTCGACGAGGCTGCGGCCGACAGGATTGCGCTCGACGAACAGCCGCTCGTCGTGCGGGACGGCGGGTTGTCGGTGACGCGGCGAGACGACGAGGAGATACTGACGATTCCAATCGGTGGCCAGGGGCTGTTGCAGGCGAGCAAGCGCGGCGAGAGCTTCGAGGAGAGTCAAATACGGGCCGGTGAGCTGTTGACGACGCATCTGCGCGAGACCTTACGACGGCTCGAGCGCGAACAGACCATCCGGGAGGAGCGTGAACGCATGGAGTTTCTCAACCGCATCCTCCGTCACGACCTCCTCAACGGGATGAACGTCGTCCGGATGCAGGGGCAGTTCCTCGAATCGAGCGTCGACGACGACGACCGCGAGCGCGTCGAGACGATTATCGACCGCGTCGACTCGATGACCGACCTCGTTAACACGATGCGCTCGTTCATGAAGGCGGTCATCGAGGGGAACGAACACGAGCTGTTCGCGATGCCGCTGGACGAGGAGCTGACCGACGCCATCGAGGATGCCCGCGAGGCCCACCCCACGGCCGTCTTCGAGGTCGACGGCGTCTTCCCCCCCGTCGAGGTGTTGGCCGACGACCTCATCTCCGAGCTGTTCCACAACCTGTTGACCAACGCCGTCGAGCACAACGACGCCGACGAGCCGCTCGTCCGCATCACCACCGAGACGACCGCAGACAGCGTGCTCGTCCGTATCGCGGACAACGGTCCCGGTATCCCCGAGGGGATGCGCTCGCGCGTGCTGGAGAAAGGGGAGAAGGGAGCAGAAAGCGAGGGAACTGGGCTCGGACTCTACCTGTGTGAGGAGATAATCAGCACGTACGACGGGGAGATGCGCGTCAACGAAAGCGAGCTCGGTGGTGCGGAGTTCGAGTTGGAGCTGCCCCGCGCCGACGCCGAGTAAGCCGCGATTACTCGTACGCGTCCGGGTAGGCGTTCGCCAGCAGTTCGGGCTGGCTCGTGAGTCGCTCCCGGACCGGGTCGATGACCGCGGAGATTGCCGCCGCCGCCCCCGGCTTCAGGTCGGCGGGGTGAAGCTCACCGGAGACGTAGTCGCGTTCCAGTTCGTCGTACGTTTCGTAGACGAGATTCCCGCCGTACTCCTCGGGGCGTTCGACCGTGAGCGTCTCGCCGCGCTCGTCGAACACCGGGAAGACGAGGTACTCGAGGTATTCGAGAACGCCGTTGTCCTCGACTTCGCCTTGTGGACAGTAGGCCCCCTGAATCTTCTCGTCGACCTCGTCGGGCGAGTCGGTGAGGTTCACCTTCGAGGTGGCGTCGGAGGCCGACATCTTCCCGCCGGTCAGTCCCGAGAGCAGGGGCGCGAAGACGCAGGCCGGCTTCTCGTCCTCGTCGAACAGTTCGCGAGAAAGCATGTAGATGCCCCGCTGGTCGATACCGCCGTAGGCGATGTCGGCATCGAGCGCGAGCACGTCGAGACTCTGCATCAGGGTGTACACCAGGCCGCCGAGCTTGGGGTTGTCGGACTGGCGGACGACCTCGCTGCCAGCGCGTTTCGCCCGCGAGATGGTGGTGTCGGCGATGAGCCGGTAGAGCTCGAGCGTGTACGGCTCTTCGAGCTGGTAGTCGGTGCCGCGGACGAACTCCACGTCGTCGGGGTCGCCGCCGGCGGCCTCGATCATGCCGCGGATGGCCTCCTCGTAGTAGGTCGAGCGGGCCTCCAGTAGCTCGAAGGGGGATTTCTCGTCGTCGAGGTGGGCGTGGAGGTCGGCGACGAGGACGGTCACCTCGAGTCCGGCGGCGACGAAGTCGGCGAGCTTGCGCATCGTCGTGAAGTGGCCGATGTGCATCTCGCCGGTCGGCGCGTAGCCGATGTACGCGTGGGGGTTCTCGCGTTCTTGCAGCAGCGTCTCGATTTCTTCCTCGGTGACGGTTTCCTCGGTGTACCGCGTAATCAGGTCCGTGCGGTCGCGGGCGTTCATGCTCGCAGTTTCGGGGTGAGGTGGATAAAACGTCTGTTGTCGCGTGCGACACCCCGAACCGGAAGGGGTAACTCGGAGCCACTACATCTGGAGGTATGGAGATGCGTACGGAGCGACGGGGACGCGCTCGGGGGCGGAACTGATGGTCGGTCCCATCAGCTCCGAGGAGCGCGACTCCTTCGCGTTCCGCGTGAAGGCCGGACTGACTGCGATTGTTGCACTTTCTGCGGGGCTCATCGCGGTGCAGGCGGAGGCGTCGCCGCTGGCGATTCTCGTCGTCACCCTCGCCGGTGGCGTCATCGGCGCGCCGCTCATCTGGCTCGCGATTCCCGGCTCTGGCGGGAGGGAACAGCGCGACCCCCCGGACCGGGAGTTCCGGAAGTAGCCGCCGACAAGCGGACCCTTGATTAGCGCTCACACACGAACAGCAGTATGACTCGCGCAGCAGTCGTCGGCGCCGGCATGACCAAGTTCGGCGTCCACGACACACCCCTACAGGAACTGTTCGGCGAGGCAGCCTTCGGCGCGCTCGATGACGCGGGCGTGACGACCGACGACCTCGATGCGCTCTACTTCGGGAACGCGATGAGCGGACAGGCCGAAAACGAGACGCACCTCGGCCCGCGCGTCGCCAGCCACATCGGCGCGGCCGGACTCGAAGTCCAGCGGTTCGAGGACGCCTGTGCCACCTCGGCAAACGCGTTCAAAAACGCCGTCCGGGCGGTCGACGCCGGCGTCCACGACGTCGTGCTCGTCGGCGGCGTCGAGCGGTGTACGCCCGAGACCGGAAAGGACACTCCGGCGATGACGCGCATCTTCGCGTCCGCCTCCCACCGCCAGTACGAGCAGCCGACCGGGCTGACGTTCCCGAGCGTCTTCGCCCTCCTGACGAAACGCCACATGCACGAGCACGGGACGACCGAGGAGGACCTCGCGGCCGTCGCCGTCAAGAACCACGCGAACGGTCGGCTGAACCCCCGCGCCCACTTCGGGAAGGAGACGAGCGTGGAGGAGGTGCTCGACGGTCCCGTGGTGGCGGACCCGTTCCGCCTGATGGACTGTTGTCCCTTCTCCGACGGCGCGAGCGCGGTCGTCGTCGTGAGCGACGACCTCGCTGACTCCTTCGACGCGCCCGTCGACGTGACCGGCGTCGGCCACGCGACCGACGTGGTGCCGATTGCCGACAAGGCCGACCTGCCCGCGACACAGGCCGCCCGCGACGCCGCGACCGAAGCGTACGCGCAGGCCGGCATCGAGGCGGACGACGCCGACTTCGCGGAGGTCCACGACTGTTTCACCGGCGCGGAGATTCTCGCCAGCGAGGCCATCGGCTTCGCCCCCGAGGGTGAGGGTGGGACCTACGCGGCCGAGGGCCGCACCGCGCTGGACGGCGACCGACCCATCAATCCGTCGGGTGGCCTGAAGGCGAAGGGCCACCCCATCGGCGCGACGGGGACGGCCCAAATCGTCGAGTTGACCGAACAGATTCGCGGCACGGTCGGCGAGCGACAGGTCAGCGACGCGAACGTCGGCGTCGCGCACAACCTCGGCGGAGACTCTGCGACCACCGTCGTCAGCGTCCTGGAGGGTCGCGCATGAACCTGACGTACGACGAGTGGGCCGCGGCGGTTCGCGAGGGCGAACTGCTCGGTCTCTCTTGTGACGCGTGTGACCACACGAACGGCGTGCCGACGGGCGCGTGTCCCCACTGCGGGAACCGCGACCTCACTCGGGTGTCGCTCCCGACGGACGGCGTCGTCCACTCGGAGACGACCATTCAGGTGCCGCCGGAAGGGTTCGAGGAGCGCGGCTATCAGGTCGCGGTTATCGAACTCGGCGACGCGAAGGTGATGGGACGCATCGACGGGGACAGCGAGCGCGTCGCTATCGGCGACGAGGTTGTGCTGTCGGGCGTAATAACGGAAGACGACGACCACCCCGCGCCGCTGTTCGCGTCGGCTTAGGCGAACTGGTCTGCGAGGTAGACGATGATGGGGGCGTCTTCCTCCTCAACGAAGCGAGCGCGCTCCTCGCCGTCGAGTTCGACGACGACCGTCGGAATCAGCTCGATGCCGTACTCCTCGACCAGTTCGCCCGACTTCGAGCCGTCGTCGTTCTTCTCGACGGGGTGGTGGTGAATCTGCTCGTCGGGGATGCCGGCGGCTTCGAGCGCGGCACCGAAGTCCGGAAGCTGTGACCGGCAGTCCTTACACCAGTCGCCGCCCCAGACGCGGATGGTCGGGTCGTCCAGCCCCGCGAACGTTTCGACGGCGTTCTCGTAGGAGGCCGCGTCCCACGTCGGATTCGGCCGCATGGTTTCGAGTTGCATACCGGAGGGAGGGAGGGTCCGGGGCGATTTAGCAGTTGTCGTCCCGCCGGCTCGGGTCGTTCCGGCGGGTGAACACACCTCCACGAATTAACCGTCTGGCACCCCAAATCGAGGTATGCAGGCATTATCGCCGGAACTGCAAGCGTACGCCGAGCGCGTCGAGGAGGTCGCGTCGGAGTTCGAAGACGAGGCGTACACGTGGGAAGGGGACATTCCGTGGGAGAACCTCCAGTTGCTCGCCGACGAGGGGGTGTACTGTCCGTCGATCGACGAGACGTACGGCGGGCAGGGGATGTCGGACCT
This portion of the Halosegnis longus genome encodes:
- a CDS encoding alpha/beta fold hydrolase yields the protein MSYGTGPPLLVVPGVNDPLLPAGSRAWFDGVLSGYCYRQARACAAAGVPRTVWYVSRPAASGAATAAAMADGYRAVLDELGPVDLLGVSMGGFVALELARGDDRVRSVTLALAAARLSRHGRESLETWDAWARGGQWAKVYRAGLAAVTSGWWSRLTAPAIRPFERLRDHPTEAFRRSLAVATRFDAMPWLSELSVPSLVVGGTADPFFTTTAFATTADALGGRYERLNGWGHDVLIDDGRRVDEPIARFLSRCESA
- a CDS encoding 50S ribosomal protein L13; amino-acid sequence: MNTAEFDADLVVDARDCIVGRVASNVAQQALDGDRVAIVNAERAVITGNEEATMDVYRTRAEVGSDSGPYYPKRPDRIFKRAVRGMLPYKTTNGREAFENVRVYVGNPHDEEGEVLEGTSLDRLSNIKFTSLAEVSEELGANVTW
- a CDS encoding 30S ribosomal protein S4 yields the protein MPLGSNTKFYETPNHPFQGERIDDEARTLETYGLKNKEELWRAQSELRSYRQEARDLLGDAQGDAEVAAEAGAEFLARLKRYGILDENESLDDVLSLDLTDVLERRLQTVVYRSGLANTPNQARQFINHGHITLDGARVSTPSMKVESGASDDLEYEERSPLADDLHPERAGGDQE
- a CDS encoding 30S ribosomal protein S13, whose translation is MSAEEPDTDAEEDEDIQYFVRIGQTDLDGTKSVERSLMELNGIGQRTARIVAAKADVDRDSVFGSLDEDVIARVVETVENLADEIPEWMVNHQDHYFTGESTHEFGNDLEMTRRRDINRMKMIDSYRGVRHKRGQKVRGQRTKSTGRTEGTIGVNVEAIKEQQAEEAEGGEE
- a CDS encoding 50S ribosomal protein L18e; the encoded protein is MSKTNPRLDSLIADLKSTARNGGGDVWADLAERLEKPRRTHAEVNLGRIERYAREDETVLVPGKVLGSGALRKDVTVAAVDFSGSAETKIEAAGETQTLEEALENNPDGNDVRVIR
- a CDS encoding Zn-ribbon domain-containing OB-fold protein — its product is MNLTYDEWAAAVREGELLGLSCDACDHTNGVPTGACPHCGNRDLTRVSLPTDGVVHSETTIQVPPEGFEERGYQVAVIELGDAKVMGRIDGDSERVAIGDEVVLSGVITEDDDHPAPLFASA
- a CDS encoding sensor histidine kinase, which translates into the protein MDLSGRPERALAGLSVCALGAGLVTVPVLDMYEDVTVGGKPIYSTVIENSIGLFLALLLVAGGFWIASRDWEFRYVRRMIVWTWGIAAGFGFVFTWVLGIQIGLQGEYKPIIIALDAILLGSVVAFGVGVFDVRREQGKQRADREQNRAAALFENTADDVAALRVSPERVVTLSTNSVFDDNFDDAAAVFEEVIRAAGMESRTAFIEYIVAGEPFEVEVTLDDRGEQRDFIAQVTPYDETDGNVAELFLVLTDVTEQKQLARERVARSRIEQLHQSASEMANAPDDDEAFDLAMSAAEQSLHFDSAVLCIDDEPVRTSGTDGLLDEAAADRIALDEQPLVVRDGGLSVTRRDDEEILTIPIGGQGLLQASKRGESFEESQIRAGELLTTHLRETLRRLEREQTIREERERMEFLNRILRHDLLNGMNVVRMQGQFLESSVDDDDRERVETIIDRVDSMTDLVNTMRSFMKAVIEGNEHELFAMPLDEELTDAIEDAREAHPTAVFEVDGVFPPVEVLADDLISELFHNLLTNAVEHNDADEPLVRITTETTADSVLVRIADNGPGIPEGMRSRVLEKGEKGAESEGTGLGLYLCEEIISTYDGEMRVNESELGGAEFELELPRADAE
- a CDS encoding tyrosine--tRNA ligase, with the protein product MNARDRTDLITRYTEETVTEEEIETLLQERENPHAYIGYAPTGEMHIGHFTTMRKLADFVAAGLEVTVLVADLHAHLDDEKSPFELLEARSTYYEEAIRGMIEAAGGDPDDVEFVRGTDYQLEEPYTLELYRLIADTTISRAKRAGSEVVRQSDNPKLGGLVYTLMQSLDVLALDADIAYGGIDQRGIYMLSRELFDEDEKPACVFAPLLSGLTGGKMSASDATSKVNLTDSPDEVDEKIQGAYCPQGEVEDNGVLEYLEYLVFPVFDERGETLTVERPEEYGGNLVYETYDELERDYVSGELHPADLKPGAAAAISAVIDPVRERLTSQPELLANAYPDAYE
- a CDS encoding 30S ribosomal protein S11, with translation MSDEKWGVAHVYASFNNTIITVTDVTGAETIVKSSGGTVVKQNRDEASPYAAMQMAEAVADDIQEAGITGLHVRVRGPGGNLNKSPGPGAQATIRALARAGLEIGRIEDVTPIPHDGTRAPKNAGF
- a CDS encoding Mrp/NBP35 family ATP-binding protein — encoded protein: MNEERVRDILRGVEDPALGDDIVSLGLVNSIELDGDAVTVDLALGAPYSPVETDIADEVRELLEAEGLDVELAANVDRGLDPDEEVLPGVENVIAVSSGKGGVGKSTVAVNLAAGLADMGASVGLFDADVYGPNVPRMVESDERPQATPDETIVPPERFGMKLMSMAFLVGEDDPVIWRGPMIHKLITQLVEDVEWGRLDYMVVDLPPGTGDTQLTLLQSVPISGSVIVTTPQEVALDDARKGLRMFGKHDTPVLGIVENMSGFKCPDCGNVHDIFGSGGGQRFADENDLPFLGELPLDPDVREGGDTGQPVVLDDESDTGAAFRKFVRETADMQGIVHRQRTANR
- a CDS encoding DNA-directed RNA polymerase subunit D, with amino-acid sequence MSEEYAVEFIERGDTEARFLVRNIEPAFANGIRRAMVADVPTLSIDEVRVVENSSVMFDEQIAHRLGMVPLTTPPSEFDEDDVVTLAIDVEGPDTAYSGDLVSSDGLVEPATDGIPIIELKEDQRLEVEADAVLDTGKSHAKHQGGVAVGYRHLQRVEVVGDRGEFEDEEPQVVRGVIEEDGELIPAEAFDNDLTNRYDGKEIEVHDVPNAFVFEVETDGSMSVDELVTEAVGTLRARADELESAVQL
- a CDS encoding thiolase C-terminal domain-containing protein, with the protein product MTRAAVVGAGMTKFGVHDTPLQELFGEAAFGALDDAGVTTDDLDALYFGNAMSGQAENETHLGPRVASHIGAAGLEVQRFEDACATSANAFKNAVRAVDAGVHDVVLVGGVERCTPETGKDTPAMTRIFASASHRQYEQPTGLTFPSVFALLTKRHMHEHGTTEEDLAAVAVKNHANGRLNPRAHFGKETSVEEVLDGPVVADPFRLMDCCPFSDGASAVVVVSDDLADSFDAPVDVTGVGHATDVVPIADKADLPATQAARDAATEAYAQAGIEADDADFAEVHDCFTGAEILASEAIGFAPEGEGGTYAAEGRTALDGDRPINPSGGLKAKGHPIGATGTAQIVELTEQIRGTVGERQVSDANVGVAHNLGGDSATTVVSVLEGRA